AAAATTTTATCTCCCGCTTTTTTAGTGCCGGCATGAAAAACAACCACATCCTCTAATTTTTCCGCCTGATCCAGCCCGCTGATTTCTTTATCTTTAGCGTAATTCCCCGGATAACCCGCGCTTGCGCAAACTACGCAAACACAGGCCCGCCTGTCCCATTCCAAAGTTCTTACTCTGGAAAGTTTACCTTCAACGGTTGCCAACATTACCTCAACCAAATCGGATTTTAATCTGGGTAAGATTGCCTCGGTCTCCGGATCGCCAAAACGCGCGTTAAATTCTAAGGTTTTCGGACCCTCTTTAGTCAGCATTACACCAGCGTATAACACCCCACGATAATCTACCCCCTCTTTAACCAGGCCATCGATACTGCGGTAAATTATTTTCTGCATTATCTCTTTTAAAATATCCGCGGTAACTATTGGCGCGGGCGAATAAGCGCCCATACCCCCGGTATTCGGGCCTCGATCATTATCAAATACTCTTTTATGGTCCTGCGCCGAGGCCAAAGCTACCACTTCTTTTGAATCGGTAATTACAAGAATTGATGCCTCCTGGCCAACAAGGCATTCTTCGATGATTATTTTCTTGCCGGCATCGCCGAAAACTTTATCCTGCATCATCGAGGTCACGGCATTCTTGGCTTCATCAACGTTCTTAGCCACAACCACTCCTTTACCCGCAGCCAAGCCATCGGCCTTAACCACGCAAGGGGCGCCGATTTTCTCAATATATTTTTTTGCCTCATCAGCACTGTCAAAGATCTTAAAATTAGCAGTAGGCACTTTGTATTTTGCCATCAGCTCTTTAGAAAAAATCTTGCTTGCCTCTAAATTTGCCGCCTTTTTATTCGGCCCGAAAATTTTTAGCCCGGCTTTTTCAAACTCATCAACAATCCCTAATGATAAAGCTACCTCCGG
This Candidatus Omnitrophota bacterium DNA region includes the following protein-coding sequences:
- the purD gene encoding phosphoribosylamine--glycine ligase encodes the protein MRILVVGSGGREHVLVWKIAQSKLVDKIFCAPGNAGISQLAECIDIKADDIFGLLEFARKEKIDLTVVGPEVALSLGIVDEFEKAGLKIFGPNKKAANLEASKIFSKELMAKYKVPTANFKIFDSADEAKKYIEKIGAPCVVKADGLAAGKGVVVAKNVDEAKNAVTSMMQDKVFGDAGKKIIIEECLVGQEASILVITDSKEVVALASAQDHKRVFDNDRGPNTGGMGAYSPAPIVTADILKEIMQKIIYRSIDGLVKEGVDYRGVLYAGVMLTKEGPKTLEFNARFGDPETEAILPRLKSDLVEVMLATVEGKLSRVRTLEWDRRACVCVVCASAGYPGNYAKDKEISGLDQAEKLEDVVVFHAGTKKAGDKILTSGGRVLGVTGLGATIKEAINKTYAAVNKINFEGMHFRKDIGKKAETVSPLSAKQFQS